A genome region from Passer domesticus isolate bPasDom1 chromosome 27, bPasDom1.hap1, whole genome shotgun sequence includes the following:
- the LOC135286731 gene encoding gastric inhibitory polypeptide-like, which translates to MDHVLRRNFVEWLLARREKKSHDSAELLRREAETPKGAGEGQKSDLGIAGARGVLGRPGKNREKQSFPALEGSEGLREFLEQEFLAWLMSGELCGATAA; encoded by the exons ATGGACCACGTGCTGCGCAGGAACTTCGTGGAGTGGCTGCTGGCCCGGCGCGAGAAGAAAAGCCA cGACTCCGCGGAGCTGCTCAGGAGGGAGGCCGAGACCCCAAAAGGGGCCGGGGAGGGGCAAAAATCCGATTTGGGAATTGCGGGAGCCCGAGGGGTCCTGGGACGGCCTGGGAAAAACCGGGAAAAGCAGAG ttttccagctcTGGAGGGCTCCGAGGGCCTGAGGGAATTCCTGGAGCAGGAATTCCTGGCGTGGCTGATGTCGGGCGAGCTCTGCGGGGCCAC ggccGCGTAG